Within the Halorhabdus rudnickae genome, the region TATCCCCTCTTGAGACAGTTCGATGTCTCAAAACGGGTCGAACCGACAGTCGAGGACAGACAGCAACAACTCAAATCGCAGTACGTAGACGGCAAGATCAGCGACGAAGAGTTCGAGCGCGAGATGGAGCACCTGATGGACGAGGAACGCTCGACGTGACGAACTCCAGTGGAGTACCATCACCACTCGTTTCCGGGCACCCGCCTGTGAGGTTCACAACGTGTCGACGATGGGCCGACGGCGTTCAGTCCGTCCGCAGTATGGTCGGTCAACGAGCCGATCGCCCCGGCAATGTGGCTCCGTCGCCGTAATCGGATTTGCATCCAGGCAGCCGGCCGGTAGGAAACGTTACCACTGTCCGAACGGCTATCAGGCTCGCGAACGTTTCTCGACCACATGCGCGACATCCCCGGTATCCACCACGTGACAGCGATCGGGAGCGATCCCGGTGAGAACCTGGCGTTCTACACCGAGACACTCGGCCTCCGGCTAATCAAACGGAGCGTCAACCAGGACGACACCTCGGTCTATCACCTCTTCTACGGCGACCACTCGGGATCGCCGGGCACCAGCATGACCTTCTTCCCGTACCCCGGCGCACGGCCGGGGCGGGTCGGCACCGGGCAGGTCAGCACGACGCAGTTCCTGATCCCTGCCGAAGCCATCGATTACTGGGTCGATCGCCTCGCCGAGGCAGGCGTCGACGCGGGAGACCCCCACGAGCGCTTCGGCGACACTGTCCTCTCATTCGAGGATCCCGACGGCCTCCCCCTGGAACTGATCGGCGTCGAGAACGCTCCTGCCGGCGATCCGCCGGAGGGGCCGGTCCCCGCCGAGCACGCGATCCGCGGGTTCTACGGCGTGACGCTCGCGCTGTCGGAGACCGACGCCACGGAACGGGTCCTCGAGACGATGGGCTACGAACGGACGGGAAACGAGGGGAACCGGCTCCGCTACGAAACCGACGGGGACCTCGGATACGTCGTCGAGTTGCTCGACGATCCCGACGTGGCCGACGGGCGACCTGGTGCGGGGACGATCCACCACGTCGCGTTCCGCGTCACCAGCGACGATCAGGCCGATTGGCGCGAGAAGTTACAGCACCTGGGACTGCGCCCGACGGAGATTATCGACCGCAAGTGGTTCGAGTCGGTCTACACCCGGACACCGGGCGGTGTCCTCTTCGAGTACGCCACGGAGGGGCCGGGGTATACAGTCGACGAAGACCTCGAAGGGCTGGGCGAACGGCTCGTCCTGCCCGAGTGGCTCGAGGACCGCCGCGGGCAAATCGAGAGCGGACTGCCGTCGCTGTCGACTGACGGTTGAAACGTCGTCTACTCGGTGCTGTCGGACTATTCGCAACTATCGGGATGGTCTCAATCCGGATTAGAAGAGACCGACGCCGACGCTATACGTCCAGGACTGGCTGGCGACCGCGGCGACGATAAGCGCCCCGCCAGCCATCACGACGTTCTTCAGGAACTGTGTCATCTCGTCTTGCTGCTGGTCCTCGGGAACTGCCCAGAAGTCGTGCATCGTCGCCGCGGCGACCAGCAGGAACCCGGCGATGGCCATCGCACCGACGACGGGATAGAACCCGACGACGATACTGAGTCCCCCCGCGATGAGGACAACAGCCGACGCGATTACCGAGAAGCCGGGGGCGGGCAAACCTTTGTGCTCGGCGTAGCCGGTCATCGCCTCGCGCTGCTGGAAGTGATTCAGCCCCATGAACGCCAGGACGACTCCAAACAGCACGCGACCAGCGAGGAGGATTGCCCCCTCGGTTCCAGTGAACGCCATCAGACGACCACCCCTCGTCCCGGTGTGTCGATATCAATCCAGTCTCTCGTGGCTCCCATAGTCAGTGTCATTGCGTTAGTTGGTTCGTTTCCGAACCTACTTATGATCTCGGCGACAATATCGTGACCAGATAACACCGATGTCACCCGAGACAGTCACCGGGACAGAGACGATTGACGAACAGAACGCCGAGGCCTGCCCAGTCGTCGAGGCGGTCGAACAGATCGGCTCGGAGTGGCGCCTGATCGTACTACAGAATCTGACCGACGGCGAACAGCGGTTCAACGAACTCAAGCGCTCGACGGGCGCGAGCTCGCGGACACTCTCGCGAGTCCTCGACGACCTCGAGGATACCGGGTTAGTCGACCGTCGTGTCGAGGATCGACCGATCGCGACGTACTACTCACTGACCGAGAAGGGCGAAGCGTTGTGTCCGGTTTTCGCGGAACTGGAATCCTGGGCGGGAGAGTGGATCGAGAGCGTCGAGGGGTGAAGCGTGGTCCGGGGTGGGACGGTCGGACGGAATGGAGCCGGTTGATCCACTGGACACCAGCGACCACTGATCGGCTGCGGAACGTCCCGCCGGACAGTGTCACGAGGCCAAAACCTTTGAGCAAGCGACGTGGACAATCGATTATGGAAGTCCTGGTGGGTGTCGGCGGCACGGGGCGGTCCTTCGAGGCGCTTGAGAGTACCGTCGAGCGGGCAAAGCAGGCGGACGATGAACTTACAGTGGCGGTCTTCGACGACCCATCGGCGGGCCTGACCAGGGCACAGGTACGGGATCGAGTGCGGGAGATCGTGACCGAGCGCGGGGTTGATCCACCCCTCATGGAGGTCGACGGCGATCCCGGATCACAGCTCGTACAGATCGCCGAGACCGGCGGGTTCAACCAGTTGGTGATCGGAAACGGGGCGCGGACGCCGATGGGGAAGATCCAGCTGGACAGTATCGCACAATTCGTCCTCTTTAACTCCCACGTCACCGTAAAGCTCGTTCGATGAACGAGTCTCCCCCGCTGGAGCCACCGCCGGTGACGTTCGTCGACGAGGAGGGGCGACCGATTCGGATCGAACGGAGCGAGGGGGACCGGGACGCCCTGGTCACCATGTACGACAGCTTCGCACCGCACCAACGCGCCCAGGGACTCCCACCGGCCGGTCGCCAGCGCATCGAAGAGTGGCTGACGACGATCGAGGCAGGGCTGCACGTGATCGCCTGGCACGACGATCGAGCAGTGGGTCACGCCGCATTGCTGGCTGGCCCGGAGGATCACGAACTGATGATCTTCGTCCACCAGGACTATCAGCTCGCAGGTATCGGTTCCCGGCTGATCCGTGCGTTACTCGCGTGTGGACGCGAGGCCGACGTCGAGGATGTCTGGTTGTGTGTCAGGCCGAGCAATTCGGTCGCGGTTTCGCTGTACCGCTCGGTCGGGTTCGAACCGGTCGAGTCCGGTGAAACTGAACTCGAGATGAGCCTGACCTTCGAGGAGAGCTAGAAGGAGGAGTCTCAGCCGTGTTCTGAACGCGTTCGCGCCCCGACGCGGGCGTTTGATGTGGACTGCCTGCCGTCGGCAGCGCGCTCGGGAACACCCGTCAACCGTCTGGCCGTCTCCCGGAGGGAACGACCGTCCCCGAGCAGCGTCGCCGCCTCCGCCACGGACGCCTCGACGTCGAGGTGGACGCCGTAACACGCCGCGTAGAGTTCGATCCACTCCTCGAAGACGCAGTCCAGTCGCCGCGATTCGGGAGGCGAGAGCGTCTCGGCCCCATCGATCGACGCTTCCTGGTAGAGCGCCACGGCCGGGCCGACGCCGTCCCGGAGATACTCCAGCGCCCGGTCGCG harbors:
- a CDS encoding ring-cleaving dioxygenase; the encoded protein is MRDIPGIHHVTAIGSDPGENLAFYTETLGLRLIKRSVNQDDTSVYHLFYGDHSGSPGTSMTFFPYPGARPGRVGTGQVSTTQFLIPAEAIDYWVDRLAEAGVDAGDPHERFGDTVLSFEDPDGLPLELIGVENAPAGDPPEGPVPAEHAIRGFYGVTLALSETDATERVLETMGYERTGNEGNRLRYETDGDLGYVVELLDDPDVADGRPGAGTIHHVAFRVTSDDQADWREKLQHLGLRPTEIIDRKWFESVYTRTPGGVLFEYATEGPGYTVDEDLEGLGERLVLPEWLEDRRGQIESGLPSLSTDG
- a CDS encoding DoxX family protein — its product is MAFTGTEGAILLAGRVLFGVVLAFMGLNHFQQREAMTGYAEHKGLPAPGFSVIASAVVLIAGGLSIVVGFYPVVGAMAIAGFLLVAAATMHDFWAVPEDQQQDEMTQFLKNVVMAGGALIVAAVASQSWTYSVGVGLF
- a CDS encoding winged helix-turn-helix transcriptional regulator, whose product is MSPETVTGTETIDEQNAEACPVVEAVEQIGSEWRLIVLQNLTDGEQRFNELKRSTGASSRTLSRVLDDLEDTGLVDRRVEDRPIATYYSLTEKGEALCPVFAELESWAGEWIESVEG
- a CDS encoding universal stress protein, which encodes MEVLVGVGGTGRSFEALESTVERAKQADDELTVAVFDDPSAGLTRAQVRDRVREIVTERGVDPPLMEVDGDPGSQLVQIAETGGFNQLVIGNGARTPMGKIQLDSIAQFVLFNSHVTVKLVR
- a CDS encoding GNAT family N-acetyltransferase gives rise to the protein MNESPPLEPPPVTFVDEEGRPIRIERSEGDRDALVTMYDSFAPHQRAQGLPPAGRQRIEEWLTTIEAGLHVIAWHDDRAVGHAALLAGPEDHELMIFVHQDYQLAGIGSRLIRALLACGREADVEDVWLCVRPSNSVAVSLYRSVGFEPVESGETELEMSLTFEES